Within the Dialister hominis genome, the region GACCTTAAAACTGACTGAAAAAATCTCGAAATAATACATAGCATACATATCTAACACATGGATTTGATTCACAAATGCAATAAATTCGAAAAACAAATAGATAACGATGCTATCTATTTGCAGGTACATTTTTTAAGAAAAGTTTATGTTTGCATTTGCAGACGAAAAGGGCCCGTTTTTGGAGCTCTTTTTTTTGCGTTTTTAATGCACTTGCAACCGAATATCATTTAAAATTTCAAAAATCGAAGAGGGAAATTATGTTCCGGGTGGCCGAAAAGCGTTTGAAAATTCAAACCTTGGCCGTTACAATAGGCAACAGGTGCTCACGAAATGCAAGTATCTTGCAATATCCGACAGCAGGTGTCAGATTTCATGGACTTGTATTTGTGCGATAGTGATCCCCTCCCCGGGGGATATCCGAAAGGAGGATAGCAGGTTGACCAAAGGGGAGATGTTCCGGATGGATTTCGGGGCTCATTCAGTGTCAAGCATTTATCTTTCAATCACAATTTCATATGAGTCTTTTAATCTTTCCGGAATGAAACCGGACGACATGACTTCCACCTGAGCCGCGTCTTCCGGGGAAAACATTTTAGGAAGGTGAACATTTATGGATCCAGCTATTATCACACTGTGCGTGCTGGCAGTCGCTGCTTTCCTGTTTGTTACCGAACTGATTCCGCTGGCTGTTACCGCAATGGCAGCCTGCACCATGCTCGGTATTCTGGGAGTTCTCCCGGCAAAACAGGTTTACGCAGGTCTTTCCAACTCCACAGTCGTACTCTTCGGCGGCATGTTCGTTATCGGCGCTGCTATGTTCAAGACTGGCCTTGCTGAAGCAATCGGCATCGCAGTCGTTAAGAAGGCAGGCACAGGAGAAATCCGTCTGATGGGCGCTATCATGCTCGTTACGATCATCCTGTCTTCCGTTTCCTCCAACACCGGTACTGTTGCGTGCCTGATGCCAGTTATCGTCGGCATCTGCCAGGCAGCTAAAATCCCGGCTTCCAAGGAATTGATGCCTCTGGCAATTGCTGCTAACGTCGGCGGCACCATCACCATGATTGGTACTCCGCCAAACGTCATCGTTACCGGCGCACTGTCCGCAGCAGGACTTCCGACCTTCGGATTCTTCGAATTCGCATACATCGGCATTCCGCTGTCCGCTATCATTTTCTTCTGGACACTCTTCGTAGGCCGTCACTTCCTGCCAGACAAATCTGCAGGTGCTATGGACGAAGAAGCAGTCAAGGCTGCTAAAGAAGAAGCAGGCGCAGGCGATGACAATGCTCCAAAGAGCAAAACAAAAATGTGGATTTCCGGTCTCATCCTGATTGGCGTCGTACTCGCTATGGCTCTGGAACTCCCGACACTTCCGCTGCAGACTGCTGCCGTTACCGGCGCAATCCTCTGCGTCATCACTGGATGCCTCAAGGAAAAAGAAGCTTACGCTGGTATTGACTGGGTAACAATCTTTCTGTTCGCTGGTATGCTTTCCGTTGCAACCGCTATGGAAAAGACCGGCGCAGGCAAGCTGATCGCTGACACCGTTGTCAACATGATGGGTGACAATCCGAACCCGTACGTCCTGACCGCTGTACTGTTCCTGATCTCCAACGTTCTGACACAGTTCATGTCCAACACTGCATCCGCAGCACTGCTTGCACCAATCGGTATTTCCATCGCTCAGTCTATCGGCTGCGATCCGAAACCGGTTCTGATGGCTCTTGGTATTGCAGCTTCCATGGCATTCGCAACACCAATGGCTACTCCGCCAAACACTCTGGTCCTCGGACCTGGCGGATTCTCCTTCAACGATTATGTCAAAGTCGGCGTTCCGATGTGCCTGATCTCCTGGATCGCGTGCGTCATCATTATCCCGATTTTCTGGCCATTCCATTAATCCGGAATGATCGTGAAGGGTCAGCGTATCTGACACGAAGAAAGGATCCGGGGCTTCCCGGGTCCGGACTTCACTTATTTTCAAGCGGCTTTGCCGCAGGCATCTTTGATGCCGTATCGTAGAAAGGTGGATTTATAGATGGAAACTCCGGGCCCACTTTCAATTTGTATTACCAACATGGTTATTGTATTTGCCGTACTGATTTTCCTGGCATTCGTTATTCAGCTCATCCACGTTGTGGATCCGACCAAGAATAAGAAAAAATAATTCAATAACTCAATAATTAGGAGGATACAAACATGGATGGCTTTATGAGAGCACTCGTTTCCGTATGGACAGACTCCGGCTTTGCCGCTCTGACCTGGGAAAACGTGGTTATGATTCTGGTAGGACTTGTCCTGCTGTACCTGGCAATCGCAAAAGAATATGAACCTCTTCTGCTTCTGCCAATCGCATTCGGCGATATTATGGCTAACTTCCCGAACACCGGCTTTGAAACCGATATGGGCGTTATGATGGCCATTGGATTTGGTATTAAGTATGAAATTTTCCCGCCGCTGATTTTCATGGGCGTAGGTGCCATGACGGACTTTGGTCCGCTTATCGCTAACCCGAAGACGGTTCTTCTGGGCGCAGCTGCTCAGATCGGCGTATTCGTCGCTCTGGCCGGCGCTATGATGCTCGGCTTCAACGTTCAGGAAGCAGCTTCCATCGGTATCATCGGTGGTGCTGACGGCCCGACCGCTATTTACCTGACAACTAAACTGGCTCCACACCTCTTGGGTGCTATCGCAGTTGCCGCTTACTCTTACATGTCCCTGGTTCCGCTGATTCAGCCGCCAATCATGAAGCTCTGCACCACAAAAGCGCAGCGCTCCATTAAGATGGTCAACCTTCGTCCTGTAACTCACTTCGAAAAGGTTGCTTTCCCGATCGTCGTAGCAATCGTCGTTTCCCTGCTTCTGCCGCCAGTAGCAGCCCTGATGGGATGCCTCTGCCTTGGCAACCTGTTTGAAGTTTCCGGTGTTACCGCTCGTCTGTCCGATACCGCTCAGAACGCACTGTGCAACATCGTTACCATTTTCCTTGCAACCGGCACAGGCCTGACCATGACCGGCGACAAGTTCCTTCGTATCCAGACCATCGAAATCATCGTTCTCGGCCTGATCGCATTCGCAGCTGGCACCGCTGGCGGCGTCCTCTTCGGTCAGATCATGAGAATCGCATCTGGCAACAAGGTAAACCCGCTGATCGGTTCCGCGGGCGTATCTGCAGTTCCGATGGCAGCTCGTGTATCTCAGGTTGTAGGTCTGAAAGACAACCCGTCCAACTACCTGCTGATGCAGGCAATGGGCCCGAACGTAGCAGGCGTTATCGGTACTGCAGTTGCTGCAGGCACCATGCTGGCTCAGTTCGGAGGCTGATCGTAAGATCATCCCGAATGATAAAAACGCATCTCTTCGGAGGTGCGTTTTTTGTTTGCCTTTTTGTCTGCGCTGATGAATGGCTGACCGGCAGGAGAGGAAAAGAAAAGTGGAAAAAGGATCCGGAAGGGGAAAGGCGTGAAAGGGAATGAAAAGGATCCGATTTTGGAAAAATGCTGCGAGTGGTCATGGTTTTGCATTAAGGAAGTCCGGTATTATCGGACAAAGTGCGCTGCTGATGGCAGATATAACCAGTCTAATGGGAATGGATATAATGAACCTTTATAGCATACTATATAAAAAATCTGATACGTAATTCTTAGGAAGACCTTAAAACTGACTGAAAAAATCTCGAAATAATACATAGCATACATATCTAACACATGGATTTGATTCACAAATGCAATAAATTCGAAAAACAAATAGATAACGATGCTATCTATTTGCAGGTACATTTTTTAAGAAAAGTTTATGTTTGCATTTGCAGACGAAAAGGGCCCGTTTTTGGAGCTCTTTTTTTTGCGTTTTTAATGCACTTGCAACCGAATATCATTTAAAATTTCAAAAATCGAAGAGGGAAATTATGTTCCGGGTGGCCGAAAAGCGTTTGAAAATTCAAACCTTGGCCGTTACAATAGGCAACAGGTGCTCACGAAATGCAAGTATCTTGCAATATCCGACAGCAGGTGTCAGATTTCATGGACTTGTATTTGTGCGATAGTGATCCCCTCCCCGGGGGATATCCGAAAGGAGGATAGCAGGTTGACCAAAGGGGAGATGTTCCGGATGGATTTCGGGGCTCATTCAGTGTCAAGCATTTATCTTTCAATCACAATTTCATATGAGTCTTTTAATCTTTCCGGAATGAAACCGGACGACATGACTTCCACCTGAGCCGCGTCTTCCGGGGAAAACATTTTAGGAAGGTGAACATTTATGGATCCAGCTATTATCACACTGTGCGTGCTGGCAGTCGCTGCTTTCCTGTTTGTTACCGAACTGATTCCGCTGGCTGTTACCGCAATGGCAGCCTGCACCATGCTCGGTATTCTGGGAGTTCTCCCGGCAAAACAGGTTTACGCAGGTCTTTCCAACTCCACAGTCGTACTCTTCGGCGGCATGTTCGTTATCGGCGCTGCTATGTTCAAGACTGGCCTTGCTGAAGCAATC harbors:
- a CDS encoding SLC13 family permease gives rise to the protein MDPAIITLCVLAVAAFLFVTELIPLAVTAMAACTMLGILGVLPAKQVYAGLSNSTVVLFGGMFVIGAAMFKTGLAEAIGIAVVKKAGTGEIRLMGAIMLVTIILSSVSSNTGTVACLMPVIVGICQAAKIPASKELMPLAIAANVGGTITMIGTPPNVIVTGALSAAGLPTFGFFEFAYIGIPLSAIIFFWTLFVGRHFLPDKSAGAMDEEAVKAAKEEAGAGDDNAPKSKTKMWISGLILIGVVLAMALELPTLPLQTAAVTGAILCVITGCLKEKEAYAGIDWVTIFLFAGMLSVATAMEKTGAGKLIADTVVNMMGDNPNPYVLTAVLFLISNVLTQFMSNTASAALLAPIGISIAQSIGCDPKPVLMALGIAASMAFATPMATPPNTLVLGPGGFSFNDYVKVGVPMCLISWIACVIIIPIFWPFH
- a CDS encoding OadG family protein encodes the protein METPGPLSICITNMVIVFAVLIFLAFVIQLIHVVDPTKNKKK
- a CDS encoding sodium ion-translocating decarboxylase subunit beta; this translates as MDGFMRALVSVWTDSGFAALTWENVVMILVGLVLLYLAIAKEYEPLLLLPIAFGDIMANFPNTGFETDMGVMMAIGFGIKYEIFPPLIFMGVGAMTDFGPLIANPKTVLLGAAAQIGVFVALAGAMMLGFNVQEAASIGIIGGADGPTAIYLTTKLAPHLLGAIAVAAYSYMSLVPLIQPPIMKLCTTKAQRSIKMVNLRPVTHFEKVAFPIVVAIVVSLLLPPVAALMGCLCLGNLFEVSGVTARLSDTAQNALCNIVTIFLATGTGLTMTGDKFLRIQTIEIIVLGLIAFAAGTAGGVLFGQIMRIASGNKVNPLIGSAGVSAVPMAARVSQVVGLKDNPSNYLLMQAMGPNVAGVIGTAVAAGTMLAQFGG